In a genomic window of Streptomyces koelreuteriae:
- a CDS encoding TIGR03767 family metallophosphoesterase, whose translation MSRTRSVAGSGQGIHRRSVLAAGGAVALSAGVGYALRPSDSQAATPAKGATEAVAASSRQAPAAPLAPYTKGTTLASVATPRGGSGYRRLGDGPGWQRVVRSDLAAPKSGRAGRRTPLAAFVQLTDLHIIDAQHPLRLEYLRSADTRAWRPHEALTVQGAIALVERINALRGAPVTGAPLHFAMTTGDNTDNNAKSELDWFLKIMSGGRITPNTGDPRTYEGVQNSGLKQYWQPDAALRDSDKQAGFPKLDGFLKAAVREVRSPGLNLPWYSTVGNHDSLPMGCYASHGDSYLTELAVGGKKLMNVSAAEAQQLQAQIKKARDPQGVRYHDFLKSHARDMRSVTPDESRAPFTQAEYLQAHLDPAHRGIGPAGHGYSSANLDAGTQYYVFRISDDVIGISLDTTDAGGHYEGSLGTAQMKWLEKTLRENKDSHAVIFSHHTSKTMTNLRNDPSRPGERRHSGQEVLALLGGHRNVLAWVNGHIHKNVITPHSMSGGGTFWEISTASHVDFPQLARVIELTDNKDGTISLFTTLVESSAPHRTDFSDLSQTGLAALYRELSLNAPGANPNLGGDPEDRNTELVLKKG comes from the coding sequence ATGTCGCGCACACGCTCAGTCGCAGGCTCCGGCCAGGGCATCCACCGTCGTTCCGTCCTCGCCGCCGGCGGCGCGGTCGCCCTCTCCGCGGGCGTCGGCTACGCCCTGCGGCCCAGCGACAGCCAGGCCGCCACGCCGGCCAAGGGGGCGACCGAGGCCGTCGCCGCCTCCTCGCGCCAGGCACCCGCCGCGCCGCTGGCCCCCTACACCAAGGGCACCACCCTCGCCTCCGTCGCCACCCCGCGCGGCGGCTCCGGCTACCGGCGCCTGGGCGACGGCCCCGGCTGGCAGCGCGTCGTGCGCTCCGACCTGGCCGCGCCCAAGTCCGGCCGCGCCGGGCGCCGTACCCCGCTCGCGGCGTTCGTGCAGCTCACCGACCTGCACATCATCGACGCCCAGCACCCGCTGCGCCTGGAGTACCTCCGCTCGGCCGACACACGCGCCTGGCGGCCGCACGAGGCGCTGACCGTGCAGGGCGCCATCGCGCTGGTGGAGCGGATCAACGCGCTCCGCGGCGCCCCCGTCACCGGCGCCCCGCTGCACTTCGCCATGACCACCGGCGACAACACGGACAACAATGCCAAGTCCGAGCTGGACTGGTTCCTGAAGATCATGAGCGGCGGGCGCATCACGCCCAACACCGGGGACCCGCGCACCTACGAGGGAGTCCAGAACAGCGGCCTCAAGCAGTACTGGCAGCCGGACGCCGCCCTCCGCGACAGCGACAAGCAGGCCGGCTTCCCCAAGCTCGACGGCTTCCTCAAGGCCGCAGTCCGTGAGGTCCGCAGCCCCGGCCTCAACCTGCCCTGGTACTCCACCGTCGGCAACCACGACTCCCTGCCGATGGGCTGCTACGCCTCGCACGGCGACTCCTACCTCACCGAACTCGCCGTCGGCGGCAAGAAGCTGATGAACGTCTCCGCGGCGGAGGCGCAGCAGCTCCAGGCGCAGATCAAGAAGGCCCGGGACCCCCAGGGCGTCCGCTATCACGACTTCCTCAAGTCCCATGCGCGTGACATGCGTTCGGTCACGCCCGACGAGAGCCGCGCCCCCTTCACTCAGGCCGAGTACCTCCAGGCCCACCTGGACCCCGCCCACCGCGGCATCGGCCCGGCCGGTCACGGCTACTCCTCCGCCAACCTGGACGCGGGCACCCAGTACTACGTCTTCCGCATCTCCGACGACGTCATCGGCATCAGCCTGGACACCACCGACGCGGGCGGCCACTACGAGGGCTCCCTCGGCACGGCCCAGATGAAGTGGCTGGAGAAGACCCTGCGGGAGAACAAGGACTCCCACGCGGTGATCTTCAGCCATCACACCAGCAAGACGATGACGAACCTCCGCAACGACCCGTCCCGGCCGGGCGAGCGCCGCCACAGCGGCCAGGAGGTCCTCGCCCTCCTCGGCGGCCACCGCAACGTGCTCGCCTGGGTGAACGGCCACATCCACAAGAACGTCATCACCCCGCACTCGATGTCCGGCGGCGGTACCTTCTGGGAGATCTCCACCGCCTCCCACGTCGACTTCCCCCAGCTCGCCCGGGTCATCGAGCTGACCGACAACAAGGACGGCACGATCTCCCTGTTCACCACCCTGGTGGAGTCCTCGGCCCCGCACCGCACGGACTTCTCCGACCTCTCCCAGACCGGCCTCGCGGCCCTCTACCGCGAGCTGTCCCTCAACGCCCCCGGCGCGAACCCGAACCTCGGCGGCGATCCCGAGGACCGCAACACCGAGCTGGTGCTGAAGAAGGGCTGA